One stretch of Riemerella columbina DNA includes these proteins:
- the recN gene encoding DNA repair protein RecN: MLSRIFIQNFALIERLDIPLHRGLQVITGETGAGKSIILGALRLIMGERADLKTLANAEQKSIVEAEFEINNGFQDFFSTHDLDFENPTIIRREILPSGKSRAFVNDVPVTLDTLKELSAQLIDIHSQFETSQLFSEAYQFGIIDGIAKNQGLIQEYQVLFSEFTQLKRDLAKYQNQLAEGLKEKDYQEFLLAELEEIDLENIDFEDLKNQLSVQENAGEVSEVLAEISQRFNQEGLGVLEGLHHIKSLIYKIAEVSPQLESLSERLDSAYEEIKDIAYEIDSTAENIQIDAFLLEELTQKVNAINALQAKHQVYSVSELIDIKNTLAASQNQLEDLEFKISEAEKQLASQEENLSQLATTLSAQRAAAIPKFVTEIEQLLKQLGLEKAKIEVELTEVPQFHLLGKDKIAILFQANTGFPLKPIQTAISGGERSRVMLAIKKIMAENTALPTLILDEIDTGVSGKVAEEIGFVMKAMAETMQLIVITHLAQVAAKGDDNYKVVKQDVAGKTQSNILPLSEEEKLQEIAQLLSGSKITAAALEQAKELIQS; this comes from the coding sequence ATGTTATCAAGAATTTTTATACAAAACTTTGCACTTATAGAGCGTTTAGACATTCCGCTGCACCGCGGTTTGCAGGTCATCACAGGGGAAACAGGCGCTGGTAAATCTATTATTCTGGGTGCGCTAAGGCTCATTATGGGCGAGAGAGCCGACCTGAAAACCTTAGCCAATGCCGAACAAAAAAGCATTGTGGAGGCCGAATTTGAAATCAACAATGGCTTTCAAGATTTTTTTTCTACCCACGATTTAGACTTTGAAAATCCAACCATCATCCGAAGGGAAATTCTCCCCAGCGGTAAATCTCGGGCGTTTGTCAATGATGTTCCTGTCACGCTGGACACCCTAAAAGAACTCTCGGCACAGCTGATAGACATTCACTCGCAGTTTGAAACCTCACAATTATTTTCTGAGGCGTATCAGTTTGGCATCATCGATGGTATCGCTAAAAATCAGGGGCTTATCCAAGAATACCAAGTTCTATTCTCTGAGTTTACACAACTGAAACGAGATTTGGCAAAATACCAAAATCAACTGGCAGAAGGGCTTAAAGAAAAGGATTATCAAGAGTTTCTCCTCGCAGAGTTAGAGGAAATAGACCTTGAAAACATCGATTTTGAAGACCTTAAAAATCAGCTTTCCGTTCAAGAAAATGCTGGCGAAGTATCGGAAGTTTTAGCCGAAATCAGCCAACGCTTTAACCAAGAAGGTTTAGGCGTTTTGGAAGGGCTACACCACATTAAAAGTTTAATTTATAAAATCGCGGAGGTCTCACCACAATTGGAAAGCCTTAGCGAGCGCTTGGACTCCGCTTACGAGGAAATCAAGGACATTGCCTACGAAATAGACAGCACGGCAGAAAACATCCAAATTGATGCTTTTCTTTTGGAAGAACTTACGCAGAAAGTGAACGCCATCAATGCGCTGCAAGCCAAACATCAAGTCTATTCTGTATCGGAATTGATTGACATCAAAAACACCTTAGCCGCCTCTCAAAACCAGTTGGAAGACTTAGAATTTAAAATCAGCGAGGCGGAAAAACAACTGGCATCACAGGAAGAAAACCTCAGCCAGTTGGCGACCACACTTTCCGCTCAACGTGCGGCTGCCATTCCGAAGTTTGTTACTGAAATAGAGCAACTCCTCAAACAATTGGGTTTAGAAAAAGCCAAAATAGAGGTAGAACTCACGGAGGTACCGCAGTTTCATCTGTTGGGAAAGGACAAAATAGCCATCCTCTTCCAAGCCAATACAGGATTTCCGCTTAAGCCTATCCAGACGGCTATTTCTGGTGGAGAGCGCTCGCGCGTGATGCTCGCCATCAAAAAGATTATGGCAGAAAATACCGCCCTGCCAACCCTTATTTTAGATGAGATAGACACGGGCGTTTCTGGAAAAGTCGCGGAGGAAATCGGTTTTGTGATGAAAGCGATGGCGGAGACTATGCAGCTCATCGTGATCACGCATTTGGCACAAGTGGCTGCCAAGGGCGATGATAATTATAAAGTTGTGAAGCAAGATGTGGCGGGCAAAACGCAGTCTAACATCCTACCACTTTCTGAGGAGGAGAAGTTGCAGGAAATTGCCCAATTGCTCTCTGGAAGCAAGATTACCGCTGCCGCTTTAGAACAAGCCAAAGAACTAATACAATCTTAA
- the uvrB gene encoding excinuclease ABC subunit UvrB, which produces MKFNLQSEYQPTGDQPQAIEKLVRGVESGEKYQTLLGVTGSGKTFTIANLVNEVQRPTIVLAHNKTLAAQLFMEFKEFFPHNAVEYFVSYYDYYQPEAYIASTGTYIEKDLSINEEVEKLRLSATTSLLSGRRDVLVVASVSCIYGIGNPTEFNKSLIELELNTSLSRTDFLHQLVNALYSRSINEFARGTFRVTGDVVDVFPAYADNAIRVRFFGNVIDRIQSFDPITGNVMSDFDKINIYPATLFVTSKETMLNAIRQIQDDMVKQVEFFNSIGKPLEAKRLQERTELDLEMIKELGYCSGIENYSRYLDGRAPGSRPFCLLDYFPKDYLMVIDESHVTVPQVHAMYGGDRSRKESLVEYGFRLPAAMDNRPLKFEEFETMQNQVIYVSATPADYELEKTEGEYIEQIIRPTGLLDPVIEVRPTLNQIDDLIEEIQKRAEVDERVLVTTLTKKMAEELTKYFTKFGIRTRYIHSDVDTLERIQIMQDLRTGLFDVLVGVNLLREGLDLPEVSLVAILDADKEGMLRSRRSMIQTVGRAARNINGKAIMYADKITKSMQATLDETNYRREKQMQYNQEHGIVPQPLNKKISDALVGRAQDFPKPEYTQKEILKQVAETQAQYGKTVDIEAIIQEKQQQMEAAAKQLDFILAARLRDEIKALKGEA; this is translated from the coding sequence ATGAAATTTAATCTACAATCTGAGTACCAACCCACAGGCGACCAGCCTCAAGCTATAGAAAAATTAGTGCGCGGCGTGGAAAGTGGCGAGAAATACCAAACCCTCCTCGGTGTAACGGGGTCTGGGAAAACTTTTACCATTGCCAACCTCGTGAATGAGGTACAGCGCCCCACCATTGTTTTAGCCCATAATAAAACACTGGCAGCACAGTTATTTATGGAGTTTAAGGAGTTTTTTCCTCATAATGCGGTAGAATATTTCGTTTCTTATTATGATTATTACCAACCCGAGGCTTATATAGCCAGCACTGGGACTTATATAGAGAAAGATTTATCCATTAACGAAGAGGTAGAGAAACTGCGACTCTCCGCCACCACCAGTCTATTATCGGGGCGTAGAGATGTTTTGGTTGTGGCTTCGGTGTCGTGTATTTATGGTATTGGGAACCCTACGGAATTCAACAAATCCCTCATTGAGTTGGAGCTCAACACCTCACTTTCTCGCACGGATTTCCTTCATCAGTTGGTTAATGCCCTTTATTCTCGGTCTATCAACGAGTTTGCACGAGGCACTTTCCGTGTCACAGGAGATGTGGTAGATGTGTTCCCTGCCTATGCGGATAACGCCATTAGAGTCCGGTTTTTTGGTAATGTGATTGATAGAATCCAAAGTTTTGATCCTATTACAGGCAATGTAATGTCAGATTTTGACAAAATCAACATTTATCCCGCCACCCTTTTTGTTACTTCAAAAGAAACAATGCTCAATGCCATACGCCAAATTCAGGACGATATGGTCAAGCAAGTAGAATTTTTTAACTCCATCGGGAAGCCTTTAGAAGCCAAAAGACTCCAAGAGCGCACCGAATTGGATTTAGAAATGATAAAAGAACTGGGCTACTGTTCGGGGATAGAGAACTACTCTCGTTATTTAGATGGCAGAGCGCCAGGCTCTCGCCCTTTCTGCCTTTTGGATTATTTTCCTAAGGATTATTTAATGGTGATTGATGAAAGCCATGTGACCGTGCCCCAAGTGCACGCCATGTACGGCGGCGACCGAAGCCGAAAGGAAAGTTTGGTAGAATACGGTTTTAGACTCCCTGCCGCTATGGACAACCGCCCTTTAAAATTTGAAGAATTTGAGACAATGCAAAACCAAGTCATTTATGTCTCTGCCACCCCCGCCGACTACGAATTAGAAAAAACAGAAGGCGAATACATAGAGCAAATCATCCGACCCACAGGACTTTTAGACCCAGTTATAGAAGTCCGCCCTACCCTCAACCAAATTGATGATTTAATAGAAGAAATTCAAAAACGCGCCGAGGTGGATGAGCGGGTACTCGTGACCACTCTCACTAAAAAAATGGCGGAAGAGCTGACCAAATATTTCACCAAATTTGGCATCAGAACGCGGTACATCCACTCCGATGTGGATACCTTGGAGCGGATTCAAATTATGCAAGACCTCAGAACAGGGCTTTTTGATGTTTTGGTGGGCGTTAACCTTTTAAGAGAGGGCTTAGACCTTCCAGAGGTTTCCCTCGTTGCGATTTTAGATGCTGATAAAGAAGGGATGCTGCGCTCTCGACGTTCTATGATACAGACCGTAGGGCGCGCCGCAAGGAACATCAATGGTAAAGCCATTATGTACGCCGACAAAATCACCAAATCTATGCAGGCGACTTTAGATGAAACCAACTACCGCCGAGAGAAACAGATGCAATACAACCAAGAGCACGGTATAGTGCCTCAGCCTCTCAATAAGAAAATATCCGATGCCTTGGTGGGGCGTGCTCAAGATTTCCCAAAACCAGAATACACCCAAAAAGAAATTTTAAAACAAGTGGCAGAAACCCAAGCCCAGTACGGCAAAACGGTAGATATAGAAGCCATCATCCAAGAGAAACAACAGCAAATGGAAGCCGCCGCCAAACAGTTAGACTTCATCTTAGCCGCCCGACTAAGAGATGAAATAAAAGCCCTAAAAGGCGAAGCATAA
- the rplM gene encoding 50S ribosomal protein L13, giving the protein MNTLSYKTVSANKATANKEWVVVDAAGQPLGRLASKVAKILRGKHKANFTPHVDCGDNVIVLNAGKVELSGNKWKDKTYIWHTGYPGGQKSMTAEELKKKNSLRILEKSVKGMLPKNRLGAAIFKNLYLYEGTEHKHEAQQPKVININEFK; this is encoded by the coding sequence GTGAATACATTAAGTTACAAGACAGTATCGGCAAACAAGGCTACCGCTAATAAAGAATGGGTTGTGGTAGATGCTGCCGGGCAACCATTAGGGCGTTTAGCGTCTAAAGTTGCGAAGATTTTGAGAGGTAAGCACAAAGCGAACTTTACCCCACATGTAGATTGTGGAGATAATGTCATCGTTTTGAACGCTGGGAAAGTAGAACTTTCAGGAAACAAGTGGAAAGACAAGACTTACATTTGGCATACAGGGTACCCTGGTGGACAAAAGTCTATGACCGCTGAAGAGCTTAAAAAGAAAAATAGCCTTAGAATTTTAGAAAAATCTGTAAAAGGTATGTTGCCTAAAAACAGATTAGGTGCGGCTATCTTCAAAAACCTTTACCTATACGAAGGTACAGAGCATAAGCACGAAGCGCAGCAACCTAAAGTAATCAACATTAACGAATTCAAATAA
- the rpsI gene encoding 30S ribosomal protein S9 — translation MSIVHKIGRRKTSVARVYVKPGTGNITINGKELKNYFGTDVLVYKVNQPFLLTETADQYDVTVNVFGGGITGQAEAIRLGISRALCEINEEFRTVLKPHGLLTRDARMVERKKPGQKKARKKFQFSKR, via the coding sequence ATGTCTATAGTACACAAAATAGGAAGAAGAAAAACTTCGGTAGCCAGAGTTTATGTAAAACCAGGGACTGGGAACATCACCATCAATGGTAAAGAACTTAAAAACTACTTTGGTACAGATGTTTTGGTATATAAAGTTAACCAACCTTTTTTACTTACAGAAACTGCAGACCAGTATGATGTTACCGTAAATGTCTTCGGTGGCGGTATTACAGGACAGGCAGAAGCCATTAGATTAGGAATCTCTCGTGCACTATGCGAAATCAACGAAGAGTTCAGAACGGTACTAAAACCTCACGGACTTCTTACAAGAGACGCAAGAATGGTGGAAAGAAAGAAACCAGGACAGAAAAAAGCGAGAAAGAAATTCCAATTCTCTAAGCGTTAA